A stretch of Chelmon rostratus isolate fCheRos1 chromosome 18, fCheRos1.pri, whole genome shotgun sequence DNA encodes these proteins:
- the ccn6 gene encoding cellular communication network factor 6 translates to MLSLLCRSLLLILAQQCFSRAQNNAQLARRDGRGVAERRQFCQWPCKCRERLPCAPGVSSVLDGCGCCKSCARQIGEPCNERDICDPHKGMYCDFSADQPRYEVGVCAYLMAVGCDLNGAHYENGEAFQPSPLYKCTCIAGAIGCTPAFIQKPAALLGPAPLMGSMPAGLRSGQSPKKHQQDTTYMSAYRDPPLAWKKNCLIQTTPWSPCSKSCGLGISVRVNNDNSKCEMRKDRRLCLLRPCEKNVMKSVKVPKGKTCRPKFQAKKAEKLSLSGCTSTKKFKPTYCGVCTDKRCCVPNKSRMIKVNFTCKGGSNTQWKMQWITSCVCQRKCNDPGDMFSDLRLL, encoded by the exons TGCTTCAGCAGGGCTCAGAACAATGCGCAGCTGGCTCGTAGAGATGGCCGGGGCGTGGCCGAGAGGCGGCAGTTCTGCCAGTGGCCCTGCAAGTGTCGGGAAAGACTTCCTTGTGCCCCGGGGGTGAGCTCCGTCCTGGACGGGTGTGGCTGCTGCAAGAGCTGCGCCAGACAGATCGGAGAGCCGTGCAACGAGAGGGACATCTGTGACCCACACAAGGGCATGTACTGCGACTTCTCAGCTGACCAGCCAAGATATGAGGTCGGAGTGTGCGCAT ACCTGATGGCCGTGGGCTGTGACCTGAACGGGGCCCACTATGAGAATGGAGAAGCGTTCCAGCCCAGCCCCCTCTATAAGTGCACATGTATAGCTGGAGCCATCGGCTGCACCCCTGCTTTCATCCAGAAGCCCGCTGCACTCTTAGGCCCTGCCCCGCTGATGGGCAGCATGCCAGCCGGCCTTCGCAGTGGCCAGAGCCCAAAGAAGCACCAGCAGGACACGACTTACatgtcag CTTACAGGGATCCTCCTTTAGCCTGGAAGAAGAACTGTCTGATCCAGACCACCCCTTGGAGCCCCTGCTCCAAAAGCTGCGGCCTGGGCATCTCTGTGCGCGTCAACAACGACAACAGCAAATGTGAGATGAGGAAGGACCGACGCCTGTGTCTGCTGCGACCGTGCGAGAAGAACGTGATGAAGAGTGTCAAG GTGCCAAAGGGAAAGACTTGCCGGCCTAAATTCCAAGCAAAAAAAGCGGAGAAGCTGTCACTCTCTGGCTGTACCAGTACCAAGAAGTTTAAGCCCACGTACTGCGGCGTCTGTACAGACAAACGCTGCTGCGTCCCCAACAAGTCGCGCATGATCAAGGTCAACTTCACGTGCAAGGGAGGCTCCAACACACAGTGGAAGATGCAGTGGATAACGTCCTGCGTGTGCCAGAGGAAGTGCAATGATCCAGGTGACATGTTTTCCGACCTGCGGTTACTCTAG